The genome window CCGTCGTCGCCGGTCAGCAGGCCCGGCGAGGGGATGGCGGTGACGTGGAGGTCGGCGTCGAGCAGGCGCTCGGCGGCGTCGGCATAGACGTCGGCGTTGGGGTCGTCGGGCTCCGCCTCGGGGATCACCACCCGGCCAGGCGCGACGAAGCGCGCGAGATTGTCGACATGGCCGTCCGTGTGATCACCGGCGAGGCCGTCGCCGAGCCAGACGATACGCGTGGCGCCGAGATCGCGGGCGAGGCGCTGCTCGATGTCGGCGCGGGTCAGCTCGGGGTTGCGGTTGGGGTTGAGCAGGCATTGCTCGGTGGTGACGATGAGGCCGCTGCCGTCGCCGTCGATTGCGCCGCCCTCGAGGATCCAGTCGGTCTTGGCGAACGGCAGGCCGGCCGATGCGGCGAGGCGGCGGTTGATCTTGACGTCGCCTTCGAGATCATATTTGCCGCCCCAGCCGTTGAAGCCGAAGCCGACGAGGCGGCGGTCGGCGCCGCTGCCGGTGACGATCGGGCCGGTGTCGCGCAGCCAGATGTCGCCGAACGGTTCGACGAGGACGGTGGCAAAGGGCGCGAGGCGGCGGGCTTC of Sphingomonas mesophila contains these proteins:
- a CDS encoding agmatine deiminase family protein is translated as MTTPPLPEWAPHEAVWIGFPSHADLWEDDLAPARAEVAAFAAAVHAVGKGEEVRLVAANDEAAAEARRLAPFATVLVEPFGDIWLRDTGPIVTGSGADRRLVGFGFNGWGGKYDLEGDVKINRRLAASAGLPFAKTDWILEGGAIDGDGSGLIVTTEQCLLNPNRNPELTRADIEQRLARDLGATRIVWLGDGLAGDHTDGHVDNLARFVAPGRVVIPEAEPDDPNADVYADAAERLLDADLHVTAIPSPGLLTGDDGTPIAASYVNFYIGNAAVVVPLYGAPNDQAAIESLRPLFPDREIIGLRADHILTGGGSFHCISQQVPA